A genomic stretch from Romeriopsis navalis LEGE 11480 includes:
- a CDS encoding sulfocyanin-like copper-binding protein yields the protein MQYWHPFQLTAQRWLRGLLILGICWLGLTQSLWAADLARQKPIVVEMALGNATDELAFFPPQLTFESGKRYKLKLVNHSPEKHYFTAKDFADAIWSQKVDAGNVEIKGAIHELELRSDTAADWVFVAIRPGTYPLRCTIPGHAESGMTGKLIIQ from the coding sequence ATGCAATATTGGCACCCATTCCAACTCACGGCTCAACGCTGGCTCCGCGGTCTGCTCATCCTGGGGATTTGTTGGCTGGGCCTGACCCAATCACTTTGGGCCGCTGACTTGGCCCGCCAAAAGCCGATCGTCGTCGAGATGGCCCTAGGCAATGCGACTGATGAACTCGCCTTCTTCCCGCCGCAATTGACCTTCGAATCGGGCAAACGCTACAAGCTAAAACTGGTTAACCACAGTCCCGAAAAGCATTACTTCACAGCCAAAGACTTTGCTGATGCAATTTGGTCACAGAAAGTTGATGCGGGCAATGTCGAGATTAAAGGAGCGATTCATGAATTAGAACTGCGATCGGATACCGCCGCCGATTGGGTGTTTGTCGCCATACGACCGGGCACTTATCCATTGCGCTGCACAATTCCCGGTCATGCAGAGTCTGGCATGACTGGGAAACTGATTATTCAATAG
- the map gene encoding type I methionyl aminopeptidase, translating to MNFLTNLLPKPNLRPRRGVQIKTAEEIAIMRQSSRIVATVLKEISEMVEPGMTTLDLDQHAEKRIREMGATPSFKGYHGFPASICASINHEVVHGIPRKKKVIRRGDVLKVDTGAFYEGFHGDSCVTIAVGQVSPDAENLIDVAEKALYQGISKVKAGAYILDLAGAIQDYVEGHGFKIVEEFTGHGVGRNLHEEPSVFNFRTFEIPNVKLRAGMTLAIEPIVNAGSKNTRVLPDRWTAVTVDNSLSAQFEHTVLVTDTGYEILTDRSLV from the coding sequence ATGAATTTTTTAACCAATCTACTCCCCAAACCGAACCTCCGCCCGAGGCGTGGTGTTCAGATTAAAACGGCTGAGGAGATCGCGATCATGCGGCAATCGAGTCGCATTGTGGCCACGGTACTAAAAGAAATTTCCGAAATGGTCGAGCCGGGCATGACTACGCTCGATTTGGATCAACATGCGGAAAAGCGGATCCGCGAAATGGGGGCAACGCCAAGCTTCAAGGGCTACCACGGATTTCCGGCATCAATCTGCGCCAGCATTAATCATGAAGTTGTTCACGGCATTCCTCGGAAGAAAAAGGTAATTCGCCGGGGTGATGTACTGAAAGTCGATACAGGGGCCTTTTACGAAGGATTTCATGGGGATTCCTGTGTGACGATCGCCGTTGGGCAAGTCAGCCCGGATGCCGAGAATTTGATCGATGTGGCGGAGAAAGCACTGTACCAAGGCATTTCTAAAGTTAAAGCCGGGGCTTACATCCTTGACTTAGCTGGAGCAATTCAAGACTACGTCGAAGGCCACGGGTTCAAGATTGTCGAGGAATTTACCGGACATGGTGTGGGGCGCAACCTCCATGAAGAACCATCGGTCTTCAACTTCCGCACCTTCGAAATTCCAAATGTCAAACTACGCGCTGGGATGACCTTGGCGATCGAGCCAATTGTCAATGCGGGATCAAAGAATACCCGGGTTTTGCCCGATCGTTGGACCGCTGTTACGGTTGACAATTCGCTCTCAGCACAGTTTGAGCATACAGTGCTGGTTACGGATACTGGGTATGAAATTTTGACGGATCGGAGCTTGGTATAA